Proteins co-encoded in one Myxococcus xanthus genomic window:
- a CDS encoding PfaD family polyunsaturated fatty acid/polyketide biosynthesis protein has product MNTPTLNAGLTITAQSLGSSTFRRRFGLAYSYVSGAMYRGIASAPLVARMGKAGFMGFFGTGGCSVEEIGRAIDEIQSQLTKGEPFGMNLLASHGESSLELETVKLYLARGVRNVEAAAFTQATPSLVFYRVKGLRQDAQGRVVCDNRIMAKLSRPEVAEVFMSPPPRRLVEQLLRDAMITPEQAAMAERVPLSHDICVEADSGGHTDGAIPTIILPTLLRLRDRLVSRYGYEEPICMGQAGGIGTPEAAAAAFIMGADFILTGSINQCTVESGMSSDAKLLLQEMGVQDTDYAPAGDMFEMGAKVQVLKKGVFFPARANKLYALYTHYDSVDDIPEKVRKQLESSFFKKSLSQVWEDTKVYLRRKGQQATIDKAEAHPKQKLALIFRWYFAYSTRLAFAGTGEDRVNYQVHTGPALGAFNQWVKGTELESFSNRHADVIAMKLMTEAAEYLNRQYPRLAGQEGGQS; this is encoded by the coding sequence ATGAATACGCCCACGCTCAATGCTGGTTTGACAATCACCGCGCAATCGCTGGGGAGTTCGACGTTCCGGCGCCGGTTTGGTCTGGCCTATTCCTATGTCTCGGGTGCCATGTACCGGGGCATCGCGTCCGCTCCGTTGGTGGCGCGGATGGGGAAGGCCGGCTTCATGGGCTTCTTCGGCACGGGCGGCTGCTCGGTGGAGGAGATCGGCCGGGCGATTGATGAGATTCAATCCCAGCTGACGAAGGGTGAGCCCTTCGGCATGAACCTGCTGGCCAGTCATGGCGAATCGTCCCTGGAGCTGGAGACCGTCAAGCTCTACCTGGCCCGAGGTGTCCGCAACGTCGAGGCCGCCGCGTTCACCCAGGCGACGCCGTCCCTGGTGTTCTACCGCGTCAAGGGACTGCGGCAGGACGCCCAGGGCCGCGTCGTCTGTGACAACCGCATCATGGCCAAGCTCTCCCGTCCGGAAGTGGCCGAGGTCTTCATGTCTCCGCCGCCTCGGCGGTTGGTGGAGCAGTTGCTCCGCGACGCGATGATTACGCCGGAGCAGGCCGCGATGGCGGAGCGCGTTCCGCTCAGCCACGACATCTGTGTGGAGGCCGACTCCGGTGGCCACACAGACGGCGCGATTCCCACCATCATCCTGCCGACGCTGCTGCGGCTTCGCGACCGACTGGTGAGCCGGTACGGCTACGAAGAGCCCATCTGCATGGGCCAGGCGGGTGGCATCGGCACGCCGGAGGCCGCCGCCGCGGCGTTCATCATGGGCGCGGACTTCATCCTCACCGGCTCCATCAATCAGTGCACGGTGGAGTCCGGGATGAGCTCGGATGCGAAGCTGCTCCTCCAGGAGATGGGTGTGCAGGACACGGACTATGCGCCCGCGGGCGATATGTTCGAGATGGGCGCCAAGGTGCAGGTGCTCAAGAAAGGCGTCTTCTTCCCGGCGCGCGCGAACAAGCTCTATGCGCTCTACACGCACTACGACAGCGTGGATGACATTCCGGAGAAGGTGCGCAAGCAGCTTGAGAGCAGCTTCTTCAAGAAGAGCCTTTCGCAGGTCTGGGAAGACACCAAGGTGTACCTGCGCCGCAAGGGCCAGCAGGCCACGATTGACAAGGCAGAGGCCCATCCCAAGCAGAAGCTGGCCCTGATCTTCAGGTGGTACTTCGCTTACTCGACCCGGCTCGCCTTCGCTGGCACCGGCGAGGACCGCGTGAACTACCAGGTGCACACCGGGCCCGCGCTCGGGGCCTTCAACCAGTGGGTGAAGGGCACCGAATTGGAGTCCTTCAGCAACCGCCACGCGGACGTGATTGCCATGAAGCTGATGACGGAAGCCGCCGAATACCTCAACCGCCAGTACCCCAGGTTGGCCGGCCAGGAAGGGGGGCAGTCATGA